Proteins encoded together in one Myxococcales bacterium window:
- a CDS encoding DUF697 domain-containing protein yields the protein MTDAARAQTIVNEHVLWAVGAGLLPIPLVDIAAVTAIQLDMLKQLSTHYGMPYSESEGKAWVSALAGGLAARLGANAIKLIPGIGSILGGAAMSVMSGASTYSIGQVAVSQFSAGRSFSSMDVEAAKRAYEAHLERGKEVATRMSKDKADAGDAFEKLEKLKKLRDQGVITEADFEAQKSRLLSSI from the coding sequence ATGACCGACGCCGCGCGCGCGCAAACCATCGTGAACGAGCACGTCCTCTGGGCCGTGGGGGCGGGGCTCCTGCCCATCCCGCTGGTCGACATCGCCGCCGTGACGGCCATTCAGCTCGACATGCTGAAGCAGCTCTCGACCCACTACGGGATGCCGTACTCCGAGTCCGAGGGGAAGGCGTGGGTGTCCGCGCTCGCGGGGGGCCTCGCCGCGCGCCTCGGCGCGAACGCGATCAAGCTCATCCCGGGCATCGGGTCGATCCTCGGTGGGGCCGCGATGTCGGTCATGTCGGGCGCGTCGACCTACTCGATCGGCCAGGTGGCCGTTTCTCAGTTTTCGGCCGGGCGCTCGTTCTCGTCGATGGACGTCGAGGCCGCCAAGCGCGCCTACGAGGCCCACCTCGAGCGAGGCAAAGAGGTCGCGACGCGTATGTCGAAGGACAAGGCCGACGCCGGGGACGCGTTCGAGAAGCTCGAGAAGCTGAAGAAGCTCCGCGACCAAGGCGTGATCACGGAGGCCGACTTCGAGGCCCAGAAGAGCCGCTTGCTCTCCTCGATCTGA
- a CDS encoding sulfatase-like hydrolase/transferase has protein sequence MRASTLAALTTLALSAAACAKPPREGGEPPNASRASAEPPHAVAAGSSAPVPASPSALASAEPKAEPAPSKAKVGPLNVLLVTIDSLRADMPWAGYDRPIAPNLTALQAKSVTYARAYSTSSFTSKSVVGFVSGRYPSTLERTGKFFTKYLDENVFMCERLAEQGMPCVGGHAHAYMEKGLSGFEQGFRDWRLVPNIPFDYNKDPYVTSHALTPLAISMLSGVATSDKPFFAWFHYMDPHDEYKPHAESPKFGKRARDLYDEEVFYTDMYVGKLLDWVKAQPWADRTAIVVTADHGEGFGEHGFFRHAHEVWEPLVHVPMFVLLPGGTPRTIDTPRGHADLVPTFLELMGAKADTTLPCTSLVAELRGAKAEPRDVIVDLPEDEYNERRRALVHENLKLVAFGRDARFQLYDLAADPGENQDLAKTRKDLLDGMLERYKAASKALVEVAPRGGIPKH, from the coding sequence ATGAGAGCCTCGACCCTGGCCGCGCTTACCACCCTCGCCCTCTCCGCTGCGGCCTGCGCGAAGCCCCCGCGCGAAGGAGGAGAGCCCCCGAACGCCTCGCGGGCCAGCGCCGAGCCCCCTCACGCCGTCGCCGCGGGGTCGTCTGCCCCGGTGCCCGCGTCGCCGTCCGCCCTCGCCTCGGCCGAGCCCAAGGCCGAGCCCGCGCCCTCGAAGGCCAAAGTCGGCCCGCTCAACGTGCTGCTCGTCACGATCGACAGCCTCCGCGCCGACATGCCCTGGGCCGGCTACGACCGCCCGATCGCCCCGAACCTCACCGCGCTCCAGGCGAAGAGCGTCACCTACGCCCGCGCCTATTCGACGTCGTCGTTCACGTCGAAGAGCGTGGTCGGGTTCGTGTCGGGCAGGTACCCGTCGACCCTCGAGCGCACAGGAAAGTTCTTCACGAAGTACCTCGACGAGAACGTGTTCATGTGCGAGCGCCTCGCCGAGCAAGGCATGCCCTGCGTCGGGGGCCACGCGCACGCGTACATGGAGAAGGGGCTCTCCGGATTCGAACAAGGCTTCCGCGATTGGCGGCTCGTGCCGAATATCCCGTTCGACTACAACAAGGACCCGTACGTCACGAGCCACGCGCTGACGCCGCTCGCCATCTCGATGCTGTCCGGGGTGGCCACGAGCGACAAACCCTTCTTCGCGTGGTTTCACTACATGGACCCGCACGACGAGTACAAACCCCACGCCGAGTCGCCCAAGTTCGGCAAGCGCGCCCGCGACCTCTACGACGAAGAGGTCTTCTACACGGACATGTACGTCGGCAAGTTGCTCGACTGGGTGAAGGCGCAGCCGTGGGCCGACAGGACGGCCATCGTCGTCACGGCCGACCACGGCGAGGGCTTCGGCGAGCATGGTTTTTTCCGCCACGCGCACGAGGTGTGGGAGCCGCTCGTCCACGTCCCCATGTTCGTGCTGCTGCCCGGGGGAACGCCGCGCACGATCGACACACCGCGCGGTCACGCCGACCTCGTGCCCACGTTCCTCGAGCTCATGGGCGCCAAGGCCGACACGACCCTGCCCTGCACGAGCCTCGTCGCCGAGCTCCGCGGCGCAAAAGCCGAGCCCCGCGACGTGATCGTCGACCTCCCCGAGGACGAGTACAACGAGCGGCGGCGCGCCCTCGTGCACGAGAACCTGAAGCTCGTCGCCTTCGGCCGCGACGCGCGCTTCCAGCTCTACGATCTTGCGGCCGATCCGGGCGAAAACCAAGACCTCGCCAAGACCCGCAAGGATCTGCTCGACGGCATGCTCGAGCGCTACAAGGCCGCCTCGAAGGCGCTCGTCGAGGTCGCGCCGCGCGGCGGGATCCCGAAGCACTGA
- a CDS encoding mechanosensitive ion channel family protein: MDGIERFFGLTSFFGLGLLVGLGLLVALAVLLHPGERKKLVAPAVLLVVHVVFEAIVALIPPSAVVMKPLQVIEVLLLLVALARGTFVLVADALLAGRLKRPLPRIFRDLLQTGMYFAAGIATLRVAGVELSSLLTTSALLTAVVGLSLQDTLGNLFAGISIQMQRPFEVGDFIQFDPDPRLIGRVIEINWRATTVLTNDEMEVIVPNGTLAKAPIRNYTKPSPIARRSVEVSCAYAVAPETVRATILSALHGIPDVLESPEPSVLTWRFADSGIDYVVRYFTSAFDLRDTTDSAVRERIWYALRRAGIEIPFPKRDVFVHQPSAERETQQRDERVSDIARRLRDVDFLAVLPEGTLRTLAERSPVKVYAPREVVLRQGEPGEAMFLIARGEVSVLVGRDGASTAEVARLKKGSLFGEMSLMTGEPRAASVQTLTETELVVVDKAAFAAVLADAPEVLTEMTRVLVARQAELESHLAARAERAREVELDERTSALLGRVRAFFKMT, encoded by the coding sequence GTGGACGGCATCGAGCGGTTCTTCGGTCTCACGTCGTTCTTCGGCCTCGGGCTGCTCGTCGGCCTCGGGCTGCTCGTCGCCCTCGCCGTGCTGCTCCACCCGGGGGAGCGCAAGAAGCTCGTCGCGCCCGCGGTGCTCCTCGTCGTCCACGTGGTCTTCGAGGCCATCGTCGCGCTCATCCCGCCGTCGGCCGTGGTGATGAAGCCGCTGCAGGTGATCGAGGTCCTCCTCCTGCTCGTCGCGCTCGCCCGGGGCACGTTCGTGCTCGTGGCCGACGCCCTCCTGGCGGGGCGCCTCAAGCGGCCGCTCCCGCGCATTTTTCGGGACCTCCTCCAGACCGGGATGTACTTCGCCGCCGGCATCGCCACCCTGCGGGTGGCCGGGGTAGAGCTCTCGAGCTTGCTCACGACGTCGGCGCTCCTCACGGCCGTGGTCGGTCTCTCGCTCCAAGACACGCTCGGCAACCTCTTCGCGGGCATCTCGATCCAGATGCAGCGGCCGTTCGAGGTGGGCGATTTCATCCAGTTCGATCCCGATCCGCGCCTCATCGGGAGGGTCATCGAGATCAACTGGCGCGCCACCACCGTGCTCACCAACGACGAGATGGAGGTCATCGTGCCGAACGGCACGCTCGCGAAGGCCCCCATCCGCAACTACACGAAGCCGAGCCCGATCGCGCGCCGCTCGGTCGAGGTGTCGTGCGCGTACGCCGTCGCCCCCGAGACCGTGCGCGCGACCATCCTCTCGGCCCTCCACGGGATCCCCGACGTGCTCGAGTCGCCCGAGCCCTCGGTCCTCACGTGGCGCTTCGCCGACAGCGGCATCGACTACGTCGTGCGCTACTTCACGAGCGCCTTCGACTTGCGTGACACCACCGACTCGGCCGTGCGCGAGCGCATTTGGTACGCCCTTCGACGCGCCGGCATCGAGATCCCGTTCCCGAAGCGCGACGTGTTCGTCCACCAACCGAGCGCCGAGCGCGAGACACAACAGCGCGACGAGCGGGTGAGCGACATCGCCAGGCGCCTCCGCGACGTCGACTTCCTGGCCGTGCTCCCCGAGGGGACCTTGCGAACCCTCGCCGAGCGCTCGCCCGTGAAGGTCTACGCGCCGCGTGAGGTGGTCTTGCGGCAGGGCGAGCCGGGGGAGGCGATGTTCCTCATCGCGCGCGGCGAGGTGAGCGTGCTCGTCGGCCGCGACGGCGCGAGCACGGCCGAGGTGGCGCGTCTCAAGAAGGGGAGCCTCTTCGGCGAGATGTCCCTCATGACGGGCGAGCCCCGCGCGGCCTCGGTGCAGACGCTCACCGAGACCGAGCTCGTGGTGGTCGACAAGGCCGCCTTCGCCGCCGTGCTGGCCGACGCGCCCGAGGTGCTCACCGAGATGACGCGGGTCCTCGTGGCGCGCCAAGCCGAGCTCGAGAGCCACCTCGCCGCGCGCGCCGAGCGAGCACGCGAGGTGGAGCTCGACGAACGCACGAGCGCGCTCTTGGGCCGCGTCCGTGCGTTCTTCAAGATGACGTAA